In Fusarium oxysporum f. sp. lycopersici 4287 chromosome 12, whole genome shotgun sequence, one DNA window encodes the following:
- a CDS encoding hypothetical protein (At least one base has a quality score < 10) has product MNCRLAQTHQMPLELAPEQATAQNLPWDVDEYLSSEYFSNTSSSPELADYVQAGYPFNYVPSSDAAPSHDADMQSPTNRTNEFSTTTIQQSQLSTQMVQAPLVSEVQLREASRKPKSRKYQVPSNTTAHIRECHHLAEKQYRTRLKSQFESLLAVLPASKTRTLADRDSMPSSGQVLSRGQVLDLARGRILELEEEIEILISATSNGYIQAGDNHSFDGPMTVSLSHPIL; this is encoded by the exons ATGAACTGCAGACTGGCTCAGACTCATCAGATGCCTCTTGAACTTGCACCCGAGCAAG CTACTGCTCAAAACCTGCCCTGGGACGTGGATGAGTACTTATCTTCCGAGTATTTCTCCAACACGTCCAGCTCACCCGAGCTTGCTGATTATGTGCAAGCTGGTTACCCCTTCAACTACGTGCCGAGCTCTGATGCAGCACCCAGCCACGACGCCGACATGCAATCCCCGACCAACAGAACGAACGAATTTTCTACTACAACAATACAACAGAGCCAGTTGTCAACACAAATGGTTCAGGCCCCATTGGTGTCCGAGGTTCAACTCCGAGAAGCATCACGCAAGCCCAAAAGCCGCAAATACCAGGTGCCTTCAAACACGACAGCACACATCCGAGAATGCCACCACCTTGCCGAGAAGCAGTACCGCACTCGACTCAAGTCGCAGTTCGAGAGTCTTCTAGCGGTGCTGCCAGCGTCAAAAACACGCACCCTAGCTGATAGAGACAGCATGCCAAGCTCAGGGCAGGTCTTGAGCAGGGGCCAAGTACTAGATCTTGCACGAGGGCGTATtctggagctggaagaagagattGAAATCTTGATAAGTGCCACGTCTAATGGCTATATTCAGGCAGGTGATAACCACAGCTTCGACGGACCCATGACTGTATCACTTTCCCATCCAATTCTTTAG
- a CDS encoding hypothetical protein (At least one base has a quality score < 10) — translation MSTYLPTGYPFNYVPSSDAAPSHDADMQSPTNRTNEFSTTTIQQSQLSTQMVQAPLVSEVQLREASRKPKSRKYQVPSNTTAHIRECHHLAEKQYRTRLKSQFESLLAVLPASKTRTLADRDSMPSSGQVLSRGQVLDLARGRILELEEEIEILISATSNGYIQAGDNHSFDGPMTVSLSHPIL, via the exons ATGAGTACTTATCTTCCGA CTGGTTACCCCTTCAACTACGTGCCGAGCTCTGATGCAGCACCCAGCCACGACGCCGACATGCAATCCCCGACCAACAGAACGAACGAATTTTCTACTACAACAATACAACAGAGCCAGTTGTCAACACAAATGGTTCAGGCCCCATTGGTGTCCGAGGTTCAACTCCGAGAAGCATCACGCAAGCCCAAAAGCCGCAAATACCAGGTGCCTTCAAACACGACAGCACACATCCGAGAATGCCACCACCTTGCCGAGAAGCAGTACCGCACTCGACTCAAGTCGCAGTTCGAGAGTCTTCTAGCGGTGCTGCCAGCGTCAAAAACACGCACCCTAGCTGATAGAGACAGCATGCCAAGCTCAGGGCAGGTCTTGAGCAGGGGCCAAGTACTAGATCTTGCACGAGGGCGTATtctggagctggaagaagagattGAAATCTTGATAAGTGCCACGTCTAATGGCTATATTCAGGCAGGTGATAACCACAGCTTCGACGGACCCATGACTGTATCACTTTCCCATCCAATTCTTTAG
- a CDS encoding Cu2+-exporting ATPase, giving the protein MGASCCGSKVERVSASLDEHGHVHTDHTDGAATVEHNGSHEHDHDNAHADGDDHGHEHGGCCDDHSDASSITSQASTCCGSEEHCSEKCIYAIAALECKRACDDDPGHEGSQDQPHEHDHGLHKADTACGTHLEAAFNQYSSYLEQIRCICRSAIEQGMTSLETCCMSTRTTPNKQKHRSKHGKKKAAPVIPAFKPSGTGSKQVDVENAANLETVGFLVSGMDCTSCADKLLRIFGSMAGVSNAQVNFVMGKGEFDVDACITNAEEVLSFVSGASGFMLSKIIGGNYYLDVLATTAQSKELVDNPPLGVTDVQSLDKKTVRLSYEPTTIGARDLLEHVKDKCSGLAEPRGDPQLENSRRRLWDQLTKTLLAAALTIPVAIVSWSESLVDKKTEGIVSLILGTLVQCIAIPEFYRPAISAVWYSRTVEMDMLVVISITAAYVYSVVAFGFEMAGKPLDEGQFFETSTMLITLILVGRLIAAFARVQAVSAVSLRSKQNNIAVLVEKEGDREIDARLLQYGDVFKVLPHSRVPTDGIVLSGKTEVDESMLTGETLPIVKQKGSDLIAGTVNGDGTVTVQLTRLPGKNTVTDIAQLVEEAAKSKPEIQDLANKVAGWFVPAMATVAILVLVIWIACGMEVLNYDAGKSVGNAITYAVATLAVACPCALGLAVPMVLVVAGGIAARGGVIIKSADTTEGARKITDVVFDKTGTITEAELAVTEQVNLNGDMADNLSLAMALVSGGKHPVSAAVEKHLEGQSIKSMSELVNVQVVPGAGVEADYLDSTLRAGNARWTGADKLDDVSRLQHGGLTTLVVTRDSVPLIVFGLSAQIRLEAVRVISELKSRNINVHLVSGDQIKAVQAVAASVGIPAENVIGERTPPEKRDYVASLMDKGKRVLFCGDGTNDAIAVAQANVGAQMGGGLTSSDVTQGAADVVLLNGLEGIPFLLDISKVSFQRMYFNFVWSAVYNILAITMASGAWVEFRIPPRYAGLGEMVSVVPVILAANSMFFARYFKLKE; this is encoded by the exons ATGGGTGCATCTTGTTGCGGATCCAAGGTTGAGCGTGTTAGTGCCAGCTTGGATGAACATGGCCATGTACATACCGATCATACAGATGGAGCTGCTACTGTCGAGCACAACGGCTCCCATGAGCATGACCACGACAATGCGCATGCTGACGGCGACGATCATGGCCACGAACATGGAGGATGCTGCGACGATCACTCCGATGCTAGTAGCATCACCTCCCAGGCCTCGACTTGCTGCGGCAGCGAGGAACACTGTAGTG AGAAATGCATCTATGCCATTGCTGCCCTCGAGTGCAAGAGGGCCTGTGACGACGATCCAGGCCATGAAG GCTCACAGGATCAGCCCCACGAACATGACCATGGCCTTCACAAAGCAGACACAGCCTGTGGTACCCATCTCGAAGCTGCTTTCAACCAGTACAGCAGCTACCTCGAACAAATCCGCTGCATCTGCCGGAGCGCTATCGAACAGGGAATGACATCCCTCGAAACATGCTGTATGAGCACCCGAACGACCCCAAACAAACAAAAGCATCGAAGCAAAcatggaaagaagaaagctGCACCTGTTATTCCAGCTTTCAAGCCCTCTGGAACAGGAAGCAAGCAGGTCGACGTCGAGAACGCTGCAAACCTCGAGACAGTCGGGTTTCTTGTCAGTGGTATGGACTGTACCTCTTGTGCAGACAAGTTACTGCGGATCTTTGGCAGTATGGCTGGTGTTTCCAACGCTCAAGTCAACTTTGTCATGGGCAAAGGAGAGTTCGACGTTGATGCATGCATCACCAATGCTGAAGAGGTCCTCAGCTTTGTATCTGGGGCAAGTGGCTTCATGCTTAGCAAGATCATCGGCGGGAATTACTACCTCGATGTCTTGGCTACGACTGCACAGAGTAAGGAACTTGTCGACAATCCACCTCTAGGTGTGACGGATGTGCAGTCGCTTGACAAGAAGACGGTTCGTCTGTCATATGAGCCGACTACCATCGGAGCTCGAGACCTGTTGGAACATGTCAAAGACAAGTGCAGTGGTCTGGCTGAACCTCGTGGAGACCCTCAACTCGAAAACAGTCGCCGTCGCCTCTGGGACCAACTCACAAAGACCCTCCTCGCAGCTGCACTCACCATCCCCGTCGCGATAGTCTCATGGAGTGAGAGCCTAGTTGACAAGAAGACCGAGGGAATTGTCTCGCTAATCCTCGGTACACTTGTTCAATGCATCGCCATCCCCGAGTTCTACCGCCCTGCTATTTCTGCTGTCTGGTACAGTCGAACAGTCGAGATGGATATGCTTGTTGTCATTAGCATCACCGCTGCTTACGTCTACTCCGTCGTTGCATTCGGCTTCGAAATGGCGGGTAAACCTCTCGATGAAGGTCAATTCTTCGAGACTAGCACCATGCTCATCACGCTCATCCTCGTTGGCCGCCTCATCGCTGCTTTTGCTCGCGTCCAAGCTGTTTCGGCTGTATCCCTTCGATCTAAGCAGAACAACATCGCTGTGCTTGTCGAGAAGGAAGGTGATCGTGAGATTGACGCTCGCCTTCTTCAGTACGGAGATGTGTTCAAGGTTCTGCCTCACTCGAGGGTACCTACTGATGGTATCGTCCTCTCTGGGAAGACTGAGGTGGACGAGTCTATGCTTACTGGGGAGACACTTCCTATTGTTAAGCAGAAGGGCAGTGACCTGATTGCTGGTACTGTTAACGGGGATGGTACCGTCACTGTTCAGCTGACGCGTCTTCCTGGGAAGAACACCGTCACAGACATTGCCCAGCTTGTAGAAGAGGCTGCCAAGTCGAAGCCAGAGATCCAAGATCTCGCTAACAAAGTTGCTGGCTGGTTTGTTCCCGCTATGGCTACTGTAGCCATTCTTGTCCTCGTCATCTGGATCGCCTGCGGTATGGAGGTACTCAACTACGACGCCGGGAAGAGTGTTGGCAACGCTATCACATACGCAGTAGCTACTCTCGCAGTCGCGTGCCCCTGCGCTCTTGGACTTGCAGTCCCCATGGTTCTCGTCGTCGCGGGTGGTATTGCAGCCCGTGGTGGCGTCATCATCAAATCTGCTGATACCACCGAGGGAGCTCGCAAGATTACCGATGTTGTATTCGACAAAACTGGCACGATCACTGAGGCTGAGCTTGCTGTGACTGAGCAGGTTAATCTCAACGGGGACATGGCAGACAACCTTTCTTTAGCTATGGCTCTTGTCTCTGGCGGTAAACATCCTGTCTcggctgctgttgagaagcatCTTGAAGGACAGTCCATCAAGTCCATGTCCGAGTTGGTCAATGTCCAAGTCGTTCCTGGCGCTGGAGTTGAGGCAGATTACCTGGACTCAACTCTCAGAGCCGGAAATGCTCGATGGACTGGAGCTGATAAATTGGACGATGTGTCGCGCCTTCAGCATGGTGGCTTAACTACACTTGTCGTGACTCGCGATTCTGTTCCTCTTATCGTCTTCGGACTTTCAGCTCAGATCCGCCTTGAAGCAGTTCGGGTTATCTCCGAGCTCAAGTCTCGCAACATCAAcgttcatcttgtttctGGAGATCAGATCAAAGCTGTTCAAGCTGTCGCAGCATCTGTTGGTATTCCAGCTGAGAACGTCATTGGTGAGCGTACTCCACCTGAGAAGAGAGACTACGTCGCTTCTTTGATGGACAAGGGCAAGCGCGTCCTCTTTTGTGGCGATGGCACGAATGATGCTATCGCTGTGGCCCAAGCCAATGTTGGTGCTCAGATGGGAGGTGGTTTGACAAGCAGCGACGTTACCCAGGGTGCTGCGGATGTCGTGCTTCTGAACGGTCTTGAAGGTatcccttttcttcttgatatcagcaAAGTCTCGTTCCAACGCATGTACTTCAACTTCGTTTGGTCTGCTGTCTACAATATTCTGGCCATCACAATGGCTAGTGGTGCTTGGGTTGAGTTCCGTATTCCGCCTCGATATGCTGGCTTGGGAGAGATGGTCAGCGTTGTGCCAGTGATTCTTGCTGCGAACTCTATGTTCTTCGCACGATACTTCAAGCTGAAGGAATGA